CCCGCCTTGGCGTGCAGTTGCTGATAGGCAATCGCCCGCACCAGCGACTCATAAGGATCGCGCGCCGGATGCGGTTGATGCAGGCAAGTGCCAATGGCAGCGATGTGGCGCTGCCAATCGGCGTCGAGGCTGGCCAGAAACTTGCTGGCCGGTTGGTAGGGATCGGGCATGGCTTACTTCAGCAGACCGTTGACTTCGCCATAGGTGAAGGCCCTGAGGTCATGGGTATCGAGTTTGCCGCTGGCGAGGAAGCTTTTCACCAGTGAGCCCATGGCGCCGTAAAGGAATTCGGCGATGCCGGAGCCAGCACTCAAGCGGCGTACGCCGAGGGTTTTCAACTCATCGGGGGAAGGCAGGCAAGCGAAGCCGAGGACGTTGACCGGCAGCGTCGTGCCTTTGCAGATGGCTTCGATTTCGTAGGCGGACGTCACGCCAGCGGCGAACAAACCATCGGCCCCGGCTGCCTGATACAGCGCCGCGCGGTGCAGGGTTTCGGCGACGCGATCCTCGGCCGGCACCAGACTTTTGAGGTAAACGTCCGTGCGTGCGTTGATAAACAGTTTCACATCGCGCTTGTCGGCGACTTGCCGCGCCACTTCGATCTTGCGCGCCAGCAGTTCCGGCGTGCCGCTGCCGTCTTCGATGTTGATCCCGACCGCGCCGGCGGCGACGACCGCATCGATCACCTCGGCGACACGGTCGAGGTCATCGGAATAACCGGCCTCGATGTCCACGCTCAATGGCACCTTGATGACACGGGCAATCGATTCCACAGTACTGATCAAACGCTCCAGCGGCAGGGTGTTGCCATCCGGATAACCATGGACCCAGGCCACCGCGGCGCTGCTGGTGGCGACCGCTTTGCCGCCGAGTTGCTCAACCAGTCGCGCGCCCGTGGCGTCGGCGACGTTGGTCAGGATCAGCAGGCCATCGTGGTGCAACTGGTGAAACTGTGTGTCGAGCGCGTTCATCGAAATCCCTTCTTGTCGTTGGTCAGAAAGCCAGCGGTTGCGTGAGCTGCACAGCGGCGTTTTCCAGTCTTAGCAGAAACGCCTTGCGCGGTTGCCCACCACCATAACCGGTCAGTGAGCCGTCCGCACCGATCACTCGATGGCACGGCACCACGATCGACAACCGATTGTGACCGTTGGCCAGCCCCACCGCACGACTGGCGCCGGGTTTGCCCAGTCGCGTGGCGATGGCGCCGTAAGTGCTGGTGTGGCCATAGGGGATTTGCTGCAGCTCGGCCCAGACCTGACGGGCAAACTCGCTGCCGGGCAGGTGCAGCGGCACGCTGAATTCGCTCAGCTTGCCGGCGAAGTACAGCGCCAGCTCATTTTCAATCTGCTGCAAATGCGCGTTGTGCCCCGGCGCGACAACGTAACCGTAGCGGTTTTGCAGTTCCTCGACTTCCCGGGTCAGCGCCGGGCGGTCAAGAAACTCCAGCAATACCAGCCCGCGTCGCTCGGCCATGGCGATCATCGGCCCCAGTGGCGTGGTCAACCGGGTGAACAGCAGCGGTTCGCTGGTCGCTGCGCGTCCTGGCGTGATGTGGAATGACTTCTGAAACGCATCGCGAAAACCGCTGAGGGATTCATAACCGGAATCGAACGCCGCGTGGTCGATGGACGTGCCTTGCTTGATCCCGCCCAGTGCTACACCGAGCCGACGGGTGCGCAGCCACGCATGAAACGTCATGCCGAAATGCTGCTTGAACCAGCGCCGCAGCCTCAGCGGCTCGATGCCTTCGGTGAGCAATTGCGCATCGCTCCAGCGCAGCTCCGGATCGGCGTCGACGGCTTTCAATAGCCGTTGTACCCAGTCCGGGGCGATGGCTGCCGCGTCCAGCGGTTTGCAGCGCAGGCAGGCGCGGTAGCCGGCAGACAGGCAGTCGTCAGCGTGGGCGAAGAACTCGACGTTTTCCGGTTTCGGCTTGCGCGCCGTGCAGGTCGGGCGGCAAAAGATCCCGGTGGTTTTCACCGCCGTGAAGAACACGCCTTCATAGGCAGTGTCGCTTGCGAGCATGGCGCGAACCATTTCGGCGCGAGGGGGCAGGACAGCGGCTTGTATGTTCATGAGCCGAGGATAAAACCAGTTATTCGATGGCTCCACCGAAAAATCGACAGTGAATTTTCGGGCCGCTGCACTACAGTGATCGGGTCGCTACAACTCGGGAAATGAAGGTATGCCACCGTTCACGATTCAACACATCGATCACATCGTGCTGCGCGTTGCCGATCTGCAACGCAGCATTGATTTCTACGACCGGGTCTTCGGTGCCGAAGTGGTCAAGCGCAACGAAAAATTCGGCCTGGTGCACCTGCGCGCCGGCACGTCGATGATCGATCTGGTTGACCTCGACGGCGAAATCGGCCGCAAGGGCGGCGCCGCTGCCGGTAGTGAACGGCGCAATGTCGATCACTTCTGCCTGCGCATCGAGCCGTTCGATGAAGCGGCGCTGGTCAGTCATTTGCAATCCTGCGGCCTGACCGTCGACAAGGCCGCCACCCGCTTTGGCGCCGAAGGCTACGGCCTGTCGCTGTACTGTTTCGACCCGGACGGCAATCAGGTCGAACTCAAAGGCCCGTCCGAAGCTTAGGCCCGTTTCGCCATCAGCAACACCGAAGCCGCCGCCGACAGCAGCCCCGCGCAGCAACGGTTGAAGATCCGTTTGCCGCGCGGCTCGGCGAACCAGCGGCGCATGTGCAGGCCCATGTACGCGTAGGCGCTGATGGCGATCCATTCCAACAGCAGAAACAGCACGCCCAGCAGCATGAATTGCGGGGTGATAGCGCGGGTCGGGTCGACGAATTGCGGCAGGAACGCGGTGAAGATCAGGATTGCCTTGGGGTTGCCTGCGGCCACCAGAAATTCCTGACGAGCCAGCGCCAGCAGTCCACTTGCCGGCGCCGTAACGGCGTCTTCGGTAGCCGGATTCGCCCGCCACAGCTGCCACGCCAGATACAACAGATACCCCGCGCCGACAATCTTGATCCCATAGAACAACAACTCGGACGTTTGCAGCACCACCGCCAGCCCTGCTGCCGCGAGTGCGATCATCCCGGCAAACGCCAGCAACCGTCCGACACCCGCCACACAGGCGCGACGATAGCCGTAACGAGTGGCGTTGCTGACCGACAGCAGGTTGTTCGGGCCGGGTGCCATGTTCAAGGCAAAACAGGCGGGCAGAAACAGGGAAAGGGTGGCGAGATCCATGGTGCGGGCTCCGGTGGCAGGAGCGATATTTTTATCACGCGCTCGCGCGGGCCTGAACCGTACAGTCACGCAGTAGTGTCGCGGTACAGCATGGTCGGGCGTGAATCCGTTCGAACTTTCTGCCGTCTCGTCAACTCTGAAACCGTCACAGGGTGATGAATCCGCCAGAAAAACCATCTGCCGGGTCAGAAAGGACAATTGCCGTGTAAGCTTTCGCGCCACGCTTTTCCATTCCCCCATG
The sequence above is a segment of the Pseudomonas sp. HS6 genome. Coding sequences within it:
- a CDS encoding isocitrate lyase/phosphoenolpyruvate mutase family protein → MNALDTQFHQLHHDGLLILTNVADATGARLVEQLGGKAVATSSAAVAWVHGYPDGNTLPLERLISTVESIARVIKVPLSVDIEAGYSDDLDRVAEVIDAVVAAGAVGINIEDGSGTPELLARKIEVARQVADKRDVKLFINARTDVYLKSLVPAEDRVAETLHRAALYQAAGADGLFAAGVTSAYEIEAICKGTTLPVNVLGFACLPSPDELKTLGVRRLSAGSGIAEFLYGAMGSLVKSFLASGKLDTHDLRAFTYGEVNGLLK
- a CDS encoding bifunctional transcriptional activator/DNA repair enzyme AdaA, with product MNIQAAVLPPRAEMVRAMLASDTAYEGVFFTAVKTTGIFCRPTCTARKPKPENVEFFAHADDCLSAGYRACLRCKPLDAAAIAPDWVQRLLKAVDADPELRWSDAQLLTEGIEPLRLRRWFKQHFGMTFHAWLRTRRLGVALGGIKQGTSIDHAAFDSGYESLSGFRDAFQKSFHITPGRAATSEPLLFTRLTTPLGPMIAMAERRGLVLLEFLDRPALTREVEELQNRYGYVVAPGHNAHLQQIENELALYFAGKLSEFSVPLHLPGSEFARQVWAELQQIPYGHTSTYGAIATRLGKPGASRAVGLANGHNRLSIVVPCHRVIGADGSLTGYGGGQPRKAFLLRLENAAVQLTQPLAF
- a CDS encoding VOC family protein, with the protein product MPPFTIQHIDHIVLRVADLQRSIDFYDRVFGAEVVKRNEKFGLVHLRAGTSMIDLVDLDGEIGRKGGAAAGSERRNVDHFCLRIEPFDEAALVSHLQSCGLTVDKAATRFGAEGYGLSLYCFDPDGNQVELKGPSEA
- a CDS encoding LysE family translocator; the encoded protein is MDLATLSLFLPACFALNMAPGPNNLLSVSNATRYGYRRACVAGVGRLLAFAGMIALAAAGLAVVLQTSELLFYGIKIVGAGYLLYLAWQLWRANPATEDAVTAPASGLLALARQEFLVAAGNPKAILIFTAFLPQFVDPTRAITPQFMLLGVLFLLLEWIAISAYAYMGLHMRRWFAEPRGKRIFNRCCAGLLSAAASVLLMAKRA